A DNA window from Pseudarthrobacter sp. W1I19 contains the following coding sequences:
- a CDS encoding cupredoxin domain-containing protein gives MKRLGRRAAVLLMAALLVGGCAPGGGSGNSTAPPEGTSTAAASAAATITIKDFNYGGPITVAPGAVVAVINMDSAPHTVTAEKDKAFDVDVRGSGATGTFTAPSTPGTYTYFCVYHPNMKGTLTVK, from the coding sequence ATGAAAAGGCTTGGACGCAGGGCCGCGGTACTACTGATGGCCGCGCTCCTGGTGGGCGGCTGCGCCCCAGGCGGCGGAAGCGGAAACAGTACGGCGCCGCCGGAAGGAACCAGCACCGCTGCCGCCTCGGCAGCGGCCACGATCACCATCAAGGACTTCAACTATGGCGGGCCGATCACGGTGGCGCCCGGCGCCGTCGTCGCGGTCATCAACATGGACTCCGCCCCGCATACCGTCACCGCTGAAAAGGACAAGGCCTTCGACGTCGACGTCCGCGGAAGCGGCGCGACAGGCACCTTCACGGCCCCCTCGACGCCCGGCACTTATACATACTTTTGCGTCTACCACCCCAACATGAAAGGAACGCTGACGGTCAAATGA
- a CDS encoding acetate kinase has product MLVLVINSGSSSLKYQVRDVAAGSVLTEGLIEKIGMGNGGDGDGEIEGPRDHAEALEQVDAAIHQELGDLELAAVGHRVVHGGERFAEPVLIDNEITRAIERLNPLAPLHNPANVLGIRAITKKWPKMPQVAVFDTAFHRTLPEHAWRYAVPDELYTNHGIRRYGFHGTSHEYVTRRAAALLDLPVNEFDGVIAHLGNGASVTAIRGGHSVDTSMGFTPLEGLVMGTRSGDLDPSILVFLGRAGWSPEDIDTMLNRESGLKGLAGNNDMRSVVEAAEAGDGKAATALAVTSYRLAKYIGGYHVAVGGAKALVFTAGIGENSHQFRALVAEKLGALGVQLDAGLNAERSKEPRVISTPQSGLPVLVVPTDEERAIAEATAAVVGSGSTQ; this is encoded by the coding sequence ATGCTCGTGCTCGTCATCAATTCCGGCTCATCCTCCCTCAAGTACCAGGTGCGTGACGTCGCCGCAGGGAGCGTCCTCACCGAGGGGCTGATCGAAAAGATCGGCATGGGCAACGGTGGCGACGGTGACGGCGAAATCGAGGGCCCGCGGGATCACGCCGAGGCGCTGGAACAGGTGGACGCCGCCATCCACCAGGAGCTGGGCGACCTGGAGCTGGCCGCCGTCGGGCACCGGGTGGTGCACGGCGGCGAGCGGTTCGCCGAGCCGGTGCTGATCGACAACGAGATCACCCGCGCCATCGAGCGGCTCAACCCGCTGGCGCCGCTGCACAACCCTGCCAACGTGCTGGGCATCCGTGCCATCACCAAGAAGTGGCCAAAAATGCCGCAGGTGGCCGTGTTTGATACCGCCTTCCACCGCACCCTCCCCGAGCACGCATGGCGCTATGCCGTCCCGGACGAGCTGTACACCAACCACGGCATCCGCCGCTACGGCTTCCACGGGACATCACATGAGTACGTCACCCGCCGCGCTGCCGCGTTGCTGGACCTCCCGGTCAACGAGTTCGACGGCGTCATCGCCCACCTGGGCAACGGCGCCTCCGTCACGGCCATCCGGGGCGGCCACTCCGTGGACACCTCCATGGGCTTCACCCCGCTGGAGGGCCTGGTGATGGGTACCCGCTCGGGCGACCTGGACCCGTCCATCCTGGTGTTCCTCGGCCGGGCAGGATGGAGCCCCGAGGACATCGACACCATGCTGAACCGGGAATCGGGGCTGAAGGGCCTGGCCGGCAACAACGACATGCGCTCGGTGGTGGAGGCGGCCGAGGCCGGCGACGGAAAGGCGGCAACCGCGCTCGCCGTCACGTCCTACCGGCTCGCCAAATACATCGGCGGCTACCACGTGGCTGTGGGCGGGGCCAAGGCATTGGTGTTCACCGCGGGAATCGGCGAGAACTCGCACCAGTTCCGCGCCCTGGTCGCCGAGAAGCTGGGGGCCTTGGGTGTGCAGCTCGACGCCGGACTGAACGCTGAGCGGTCCAAGGAACCGCGCGTGATTTCCACGCCGCAGTCCGGCCTCCCCGTCCTGGTGGTGCCCACGGACGAGGAACGGGCCATCGCGGAGGCGACGGCCGCCGTCGTGGGATCTGGGTCCACCCAGTAG
- a CDS encoding peptidoglycan-binding protein translates to MEQEMRPLTNDELIAEQATALPDKEVASVLDLNADLDLGIDAAAPIDLAVAANANVAAPIDAAASANILSFGSEAQALADQGVMIDQGIVADANAESTQDSVIDQGNDTIDDGTTGTAGTTTGTDGTGTAADGGLGEALPDVGAVPVDPAAALDGDLLNVNVDLAADADIAAPINGAVAANANVAAPIDAAVAANIGSIGSQAYAVADQDALITQHIEGAANATADQQSDLEQ, encoded by the coding sequence ATGGAACAGGAAATGCGTCCCTTGACCAACGACGAACTGATCGCAGAGCAGGCCACGGCTTTGCCGGACAAGGAAGTGGCCTCTGTCCTTGACCTGAATGCGGACCTGGATCTGGGTATCGACGCGGCAGCGCCCATCGACCTTGCCGTTGCGGCCAACGCCAACGTGGCGGCCCCCATCGACGCGGCCGCCTCGGCCAATATCCTCTCCTTCGGCTCCGAGGCGCAGGCGCTGGCGGACCAGGGGGTCATGATTGATCAGGGCATCGTGGCCGACGCCAACGCCGAGTCCACGCAGGACAGCGTCATTGACCAGGGCAACGACACCATCGACGACGGCACGACAGGTACCGCGGGCACCACCACCGGCACGGATGGCACCGGTACAGCAGCCGACGGCGGCCTGGGCGAAGCCCTGCCCGATGTTGGCGCTGTGCCGGTGGATCCCGCCGCAGCGCTCGACGGGGACCTGCTCAACGTCAATGTGGACCTGGCGGCCGACGCGGACATCGCCGCGCCGATCAACGGAGCCGTGGCAGCCAACGCCAATGTGGCCGCACCGATCGACGCAGCCGTCGCGGCCAACATCGGATCGATCGGCAGCCAGGCCTATGCCGTGGCGGACCAGGACGCACTGATCACGCAGCACATCGAGGGCGCAGCCAACGCCACTGCAGACCAGCAGTCCGACCTCGAACAGTAA
- a CDS encoding M50 family metallopeptidase has translation MTHTTGGPRPQAGPPSSAAPLAGHQLPVPARADGVQLIGRSQGSGYREPPSLVRRGDGQTLQLTPLLFAVLEAVDGSRTVEDIAEHASAASGRLISANNVRTLMDSQLLPLGLLRLADGTQPEVRKADPLLGMRFRYTVTDPERTRRITAPFAVLFHPLIVVGVTAAFLASCWWVLMVKGLGSATHQAFDNPVLLLLILAVTILSAGFHEFGHAAAARKGGATPGAMGTGLYLIWPAFFTDVTDSYRLGRGGRLRTDLGGLYFNAIVAVAIMALWWATGFDALLLVVVTQILQMVRQLLPLVRFDGYHILADATGVPDLFQRIKPVLLGLLPWRWGRPENKVLKPWARAVVTLWVLVTVPLLIFSLAMMVVSLPRLLATAWGSGAKQQAMLNQSLSDGDLAGAAVRALAIAAVALPTVGMLYILFRLLRQLVTGLWQKTRGRFVQRTAAMGAVAALLAGLAWAWWPDGGTYRPVQPYERGTLADASASILPMAGTALREGGSGRTVALWPAGAATPTRENPQLAMVLVPVQGSTAGSSAGSPAGSAAGSGNLAAPSWVFPFDRPAAPREGGNQALAVNTTDGSVTYSVAFALVWAEDGEPVDTRNEAYAFASCAGCAAVAVGFQVVLIVGQADVIVPENLSAVANYNCFECLTYALASQLVLTLDGPLTDDSMASLQALWAEIAEYGRNIRNVPLSDIQGRLAAYKEQITAIIRADAGAANNPSSGTSASTGTPGGTPAATTPGEPGLPAPGPSAPGSGTGAEAPAPAGTAVPTVPAIQPAPGDAPPSYIPVETPVPTADTGGTAPAVEPQPTANPS, from the coding sequence ATGACCCACACCACCGGTGGGCCGCGCCCCCAGGCCGGCCCGCCGTCGTCTGCTGCGCCCCTGGCCGGGCACCAACTGCCGGTCCCTGCCCGGGCCGATGGCGTCCAGCTCATCGGACGGTCCCAGGGATCCGGCTACCGGGAACCCCCTTCGCTGGTCCGCCGCGGGGATGGCCAGACCCTCCAGCTGACGCCGCTGCTGTTCGCGGTGCTGGAGGCGGTGGACGGCAGCCGGACCGTGGAGGACATCGCGGAGCATGCCAGTGCGGCGTCAGGAAGACTGATCAGCGCCAATAACGTGCGCACGCTGATGGATTCCCAACTGCTGCCGCTTGGCCTGCTCCGGCTGGCAGACGGGACACAACCCGAGGTGCGCAAGGCCGACCCCCTGCTCGGCATGCGTTTCCGTTACACAGTGACAGACCCGGAACGCACCCGCAGGATCACCGCGCCCTTCGCCGTCCTCTTCCACCCGCTGATTGTGGTGGGAGTGACGGCGGCGTTCCTCGCCTCGTGCTGGTGGGTGCTGATGGTGAAGGGGCTGGGCTCGGCGACCCACCAGGCGTTCGACAACCCTGTCCTGCTCCTGCTGATCCTTGCCGTCACCATCCTGTCCGCCGGCTTCCACGAATTCGGGCACGCAGCCGCCGCGCGCAAAGGCGGCGCCACCCCCGGCGCCATGGGGACCGGTCTTTACCTGATCTGGCCGGCGTTCTTCACGGACGTCACCGATTCATACCGGCTGGGCCGCGGCGGCAGGCTCCGCACGGACCTGGGCGGACTGTATTTCAACGCCATCGTTGCGGTGGCCATCATGGCGCTGTGGTGGGCCACCGGCTTCGACGCGCTGCTGCTGGTGGTGGTCACGCAAATCCTGCAGATGGTCCGGCAGCTGCTGCCGCTGGTCCGGTTCGACGGCTACCACATCCTGGCAGATGCCACCGGAGTCCCGGACCTCTTCCAGCGCATCAAGCCGGTCCTGCTCGGCCTGCTCCCGTGGCGGTGGGGCCGGCCGGAAAACAAAGTCCTCAAGCCCTGGGCGCGTGCCGTGGTGACGCTGTGGGTGCTGGTCACCGTGCCACTGCTGATCTTCAGCCTGGCCATGATGGTGGTCTCGCTCCCGCGGCTGCTCGCCACCGCCTGGGGCAGCGGCGCCAAACAGCAGGCGATGCTCAACCAGAGCCTTTCCGACGGCGACCTTGCCGGCGCTGCCGTGCGCGCCCTGGCCATCGCCGCCGTTGCCCTGCCCACGGTGGGCATGCTCTACATTCTGTTCCGTCTCCTGCGGCAGCTGGTCACCGGGCTCTGGCAGAAGACACGCGGCAGGTTTGTGCAGCGCACCGCTGCCATGGGTGCCGTGGCAGCATTGCTGGCCGGGCTGGCCTGGGCTTGGTGGCCCGACGGCGGGACGTACCGTCCGGTCCAGCCCTATGAACGCGGCACGCTGGCTGATGCCTCCGCGTCCATCCTGCCCATGGCGGGCACGGCCCTTCGTGAGGGCGGCAGCGGCAGGACGGTTGCGCTCTGGCCGGCAGGAGCCGCGACGCCAACCCGGGAGAACCCGCAACTGGCCATGGTGCTGGTTCCCGTTCAGGGTTCCACTGCTGGTTCGTCAGCTGGTTCGCCGGCTGGTTCCGCGGCTGGATCCGGCAACTTGGCCGCGCCGTCGTGGGTGTTCCCGTTCGACCGGCCCGCGGCTCCCCGCGAGGGCGGCAACCAGGCGCTGGCGGTGAACACCACCGATGGTTCCGTGACCTACAGTGTGGCCTTTGCGCTGGTATGGGCCGAGGACGGCGAACCCGTGGATACCCGGAATGAGGCCTACGCCTTTGCCAGCTGCGCAGGCTGCGCGGCCGTGGCAGTGGGATTCCAGGTGGTCCTCATTGTTGGGCAGGCGGACGTCATCGTGCCCGAGAACCTGTCCGCGGTTGCAAACTACAACTGCTTTGAATGCCTCACCTACGCCCTCGCCAGCCAACTGGTCCTCACCCTGGACGGGCCGCTGACGGACGACAGCATGGCATCGCTCCAGGCGCTCTGGGCCGAGATCGCAGAGTACGGCCGGAACATCCGGAACGTGCCGCTCTCGGACATCCAGGGCCGGCTCGCAGCCTACAAGGAGCAGATCACGGCCATTATCAGGGCCGACGCAGGCGCCGCGAACAATCCATCGTCCGGAACATCCGCGTCCACGGGCACGCCGGGCGGAACGCCAGCGGCAACCACGCCGGGCGAACCCGGACTTCCCGCACCGGGGCCGTCCGCTCCCGGCTCAGGCACGGGGGCCGAAGCACCCGCGCCGGCAGGGACTGCCGTTCCCACCGTCCCTGCGATTCAGCCCGCCCCTGGTGACGCACCGCCGTCGTACATCCCCGTTGAGACGCCGGTCCCAACGGCGGATACTGGGGGCACGGCCCCCGCCGTGGAACCCCAGCCGACCGCAAACCCCAGCTAG
- the paaK gene encoding phenylacetate--CoA ligase PaaK produces MTLHAPETPAVTATDAALDREETMSRDELEALQLSRLQHTVAYAYDRVPLYKRKFDDAGVHPSDLRELGDLGNFPFTTKDDLRAEYPFGMFAVPQAEVARIHASSGTTGRPTVVGYTKQDLADWAKLVARSFRASGIRPGMKVHNAYGYGLFTGGLGAHAGAEALGCTVIPMSGGQTERQIQLIQDFKPDAILATPTYLLTIADAMAHMGIDPTSTSLKFAVLGAEPWTQEMRHELEVTMNIKACDIYGLSEVMGPGVAGEAVETQDGSHIWEDHFRPEIIDPFNPLVGKENVLRDGEHGELVFTSLTKEALPIIRYRTKDLTRLLPGTARPAHRRMGRITGRSDDMIILRGVNLFPSQIEEIALRIPELSPHFQLELSRPEGQRMDQLTVRIERRDAVSPEQSTTAARTLKEQIKIHVGSSCTVDVVEPGSLERSNGKLRRIYDLRPKG; encoded by the coding sequence ATGACCCTCCACGCCCCCGAAACCCCCGCCGTCACCGCGACAGACGCCGCGCTGGACCGCGAGGAAACCATGTCCCGCGACGAGCTTGAGGCCCTCCAGCTCAGCCGCCTGCAGCACACAGTGGCCTACGCCTACGACCGCGTTCCCCTGTACAAGCGCAAGTTCGACGACGCCGGCGTCCACCCCAGCGACCTGCGCGAACTCGGCGACCTAGGCAACTTTCCGTTCACCACCAAGGACGACCTGCGCGCCGAATACCCCTTCGGCATGTTCGCGGTTCCGCAGGCCGAAGTAGCCCGCATCCACGCCAGCTCGGGCACCACAGGCCGGCCCACCGTCGTCGGCTACACCAAACAGGACCTGGCGGACTGGGCCAAGCTCGTGGCCCGCAGCTTCCGCGCCTCCGGCATCCGCCCCGGCATGAAGGTCCACAACGCCTACGGCTATGGCCTGTTCACCGGGGGCCTTGGCGCCCACGCCGGTGCCGAAGCGCTGGGCTGCACCGTCATCCCGATGTCCGGCGGCCAGACCGAACGCCAGATCCAGCTGATCCAGGACTTCAAGCCGGACGCCATCCTGGCCACCCCCACCTACCTGCTGACCATCGCCGATGCCATGGCCCACATGGGAATCGACCCCACCTCCACCTCGCTGAAGTTCGCGGTACTGGGCGCCGAGCCGTGGACGCAGGAGATGCGGCACGAGCTCGAAGTCACCATGAACATTAAGGCCTGCGACATCTACGGCCTTTCCGAGGTGATGGGCCCCGGCGTCGCCGGCGAAGCCGTGGAAACCCAGGACGGCAGCCACATCTGGGAGGACCACTTCCGCCCCGAAATTATCGACCCCTTCAACCCCCTGGTGGGCAAGGAAAACGTGCTGCGCGACGGCGAACATGGCGAACTGGTCTTCACCTCGCTCACCAAGGAAGCCCTCCCGATCATCCGCTACCGCACCAAGGACCTCACCCGGCTCCTGCCCGGGACGGCCCGCCCCGCGCACCGGCGGATGGGCCGGATCACCGGCCGCAGCGACGACATGATCATCCTGCGCGGCGTGAACCTCTTCCCGTCCCAGATCGAGGAAATCGCCCTCCGGATCCCCGAGCTCAGCCCGCACTTCCAGCTCGAACTCTCCCGGCCCGAAGGCCAGCGGATGGACCAGTTGACCGTCCGGATTGAACGGCGGGACGCCGTCAGCCCCGAGCAGAGTACGACGGCGGCACGCACCTTGAAGGAGCAGATCAAGATCCACGTGGGTTCTTCGTGCACCGTGGACGTGGTGGAGCCGGGCTCGCTCGAGCGGTCCAACGGCAAGCTACGCCGGATCTACGACCTGCGGCCGAAGGGGTAA
- a CDS encoding GNAT family N-acetyltransferase — translation MPHITLPIRTERLILRRFEGRDLDDFHAYHSLPETARFLPGPAKTYTESMERVGRYANFVFEKEGDWVALAIEACGEPGLQGEVVLKWLPGNGQGEVGWSLAPGARGKGYATEAAEAMLRLGFEELGMHRIEARLDELNTASAELCRRLGMRQEARHVDKWHYKGQWATELVYAVLADEWRVTRSLKRLQQKTGG, via the coding sequence ATGCCGCACATCACCCTGCCGATCCGTACGGAGCGGCTCATCCTGCGCCGCTTTGAGGGCCGGGACCTTGACGACTTCCACGCCTACCATTCGCTGCCCGAAACCGCCCGGTTCCTGCCCGGCCCGGCCAAGACGTACACGGAGTCCATGGAGCGGGTGGGCCGGTATGCCAACTTCGTCTTCGAAAAGGAGGGGGACTGGGTGGCGCTGGCCATCGAGGCCTGCGGTGAGCCCGGGCTTCAGGGCGAGGTGGTGCTGAAGTGGCTGCCCGGGAATGGCCAGGGTGAAGTGGGCTGGAGCCTGGCGCCGGGTGCCAGGGGCAAAGGCTACGCCACGGAAGCTGCTGAGGCGATGCTTCGGCTGGGTTTCGAGGAGCTGGGCATGCACCGGATCGAGGCGCGGCTGGATGAGCTCAACACAGCCTCCGCAGAACTCTGCCGGCGGTTGGGCATGCGGCAGGAAGCGCGGCACGTGGACAAGTGGCACTACAAAGGCCAGTGGGCCACCGAGCTGGTCTACGCGGTCCTCGCTGACGAGTGGCGTGTGACCCGGTCCCTCAAGCGGCTGCAGCAAAAGACTGGTGGTTGA
- a CDS encoding NAD(P)/FAD-dependent oxidoreductase, with protein sequence MAAQHEVVIIGGGNAGISLAARLERYGVKDVAIVEPRDHHLYQPLFSHIAGGRASAKEAIRPQEQLIPEGVTWIRDAAAGVDTDSNTVTLQSGATVAYGQLVVCPGLQYDWEAVPGLAEAVHSPHGASHYEFELAPKAWTLLSGLESGTALFTMPAGPIKCGGAAQKPMYLACDYWKAQGVLDRIRVVMVQPYPTVFGVPEVDRELDRKIAEYGIELRTNSELVSVDPTGQLATIRNIESGGEENLHYDVLNGVPPQSAPDWLKATALPSPGDAGGFVEVDRQTLRHIRFANVWSLGDAAGTTNSKSGGALRKQTKVLAKNLVAARKGKPLPAKYNGYSVCPFTVSRNTVVFAEFDDRYRPMPTVPRIPTWNESRLSWVVDRDIFPQVYWNMILKGRA encoded by the coding sequence GTGGCGGCCCAGCACGAGGTTGTCATCATCGGCGGCGGCAACGCGGGCATCTCCCTCGCCGCCCGGCTGGAGCGGTACGGCGTCAAAGACGTGGCCATCGTCGAACCCCGGGACCACCATCTCTACCAGCCCCTGTTCTCGCACATCGCCGGGGGCAGGGCCTCGGCCAAGGAGGCAATCCGGCCCCAGGAACAGCTGATTCCGGAGGGCGTCACCTGGATCCGGGACGCCGCTGCCGGCGTGGACACGGACTCGAACACCGTGACCCTTCAGTCTGGTGCCACCGTGGCGTACGGGCAGCTGGTGGTGTGCCCGGGCCTGCAGTATGACTGGGAAGCAGTGCCCGGCCTTGCCGAAGCCGTCCATTCACCACACGGCGCCTCGCACTACGAGTTCGAGCTGGCACCCAAGGCGTGGACCCTGCTGAGCGGGCTGGAATCCGGCACCGCCCTCTTTACCATGCCTGCCGGCCCCATCAAGTGCGGCGGCGCGGCGCAGAAGCCCATGTACCTGGCCTGCGACTACTGGAAGGCGCAGGGCGTGCTGGACCGGATCCGGGTGGTGATGGTCCAGCCCTATCCCACGGTATTCGGGGTGCCGGAGGTGGACCGGGAGCTGGACCGCAAGATCGCCGAGTACGGCATCGAACTGCGGACCAACAGCGAACTGGTGTCAGTGGACCCGACGGGGCAGCTGGCTACCATCCGCAACATCGAGTCCGGGGGTGAGGAGAACCTGCACTACGACGTCCTCAACGGTGTCCCGCCGCAGTCAGCGCCGGACTGGCTCAAGGCAACAGCACTGCCCTCTCCCGGTGACGCCGGCGGTTTTGTAGAGGTGGACCGGCAGACCCTGCGGCACATCCGGTTTGCGAACGTCTGGTCCCTGGGCGACGCTGCCGGGACCACCAACTCCAAGTCCGGCGGGGCACTGCGCAAACAAACCAAGGTGCTGGCCAAGAACCTGGTGGCTGCCCGGAAAGGCAAGCCGCTGCCGGCCAAATACAACGGCTACTCGGTGTGCCCCTTCACGGTCTCCCGGAACACGGTGGTGTTCGCCGAGTTCGACGACCGCTACCGGCCCATGCCCACCGTCCCCCGGATCCCCACCTGGAACGAGAGCAGGCTGTCCTGGGTGGTGGACCGGGACATCTTCCCGCAGGTGTACTGGAACATGATCCTCAAAGGGCGGGCCTAG
- a CDS encoding DUF2945 domain-containing protein encodes MSLSKGTSVEWNTPQGKTHGRIVEKKTSDFELDGHTHRASEDEPQYVVESAKTGARAAHKASALTEKK; translated from the coding sequence ATGTCTTTGAGCAAGGGAACCTCCGTGGAATGGAATACGCCGCAGGGCAAGACGCACGGCAGGATCGTCGAGAAGAAAACCAGCGACTTCGAGCTGGACGGCCATACCCACCGTGCCAGTGAGGACGAGCCCCAGTATGTGGTGGAGTCCGCGAAGACCGGAGCACGCGCGGCCCACAAAGCCTCGGCCCTGACCGAGAAGAAGTAG
- a CDS encoding hotdog fold thioesterase produces MAETTLSGPHHQILENDYASEWMGIEVLSLSDGHATIRMTLRQEMLNGFGMAHGGMIFAFGDTAFALACNPAVPAPGEENNITVASGVDINFLKSAYRGQVVTAVADRRSSAGRSGLYDIQIFAADPGAKPDSEKPGELIAEFRGRSRTIPKK; encoded by the coding sequence ATGGCTGAAACAACCCTTTCCGGTCCCCATCACCAGATCCTGGAGAACGATTACGCCTCCGAGTGGATGGGCATCGAGGTCCTCTCGCTGAGCGACGGCCACGCCACCATCCGGATGACCCTCCGGCAGGAAATGCTCAACGGCTTCGGCATGGCCCACGGCGGAATGATCTTCGCCTTCGGGGATACGGCATTTGCGCTCGCGTGCAACCCGGCCGTCCCGGCGCCTGGGGAGGAAAACAACATCACAGTGGCCTCCGGCGTGGACATCAACTTCCTCAAGTCCGCCTACCGCGGCCAGGTGGTCACCGCCGTCGCCGATCGCCGGTCCAGCGCCGGCCGCAGCGGACTGTACGACATCCAGATCTTTGCTGCCGACCCCGGTGCCAAACCCGATTCCGAAAAGCCGGGTGAGCTCATCGCAGAGTTCCGCGGCCGCAGCCGGACCATCCCCAAGAAGTAG
- the pta gene encoding phosphate acetyltransferase: MATSIYVSATTPGSGKSLVALGLADTLHRHADRIGFFKPVVHGPDPAQDPMVALMKSRFELEDERCRGGLTHEEVRSLLAEGKREEIDSRCVEIFAEMSRHCDVVIIEGTDLTGQDAAVEFDLNARLANNLAAPVVAVVGAKGRTVAEAAAAVEVARKELAAEKCALLAIMVNRADPDDVEAIAAAVKPGASKRPVYVLPELEEIARPTTGEVAAALGVRQIAGRADMERDVRDIKVAAMNVGNFLNVLDEGALVIVPGDRADVMVACLASSFSPEFPVASALILTGGLAPDANIYPLLAQAPFPVFAATEDTYTTARRVSEVRSEIWSGHRRKVASALGLWSRTVDEAELVERLHLPRAERMTPLRFLHDLIERARAQRRHVVLPEGTDVRILRAAEILHRRDVCDLTVLGPEPDVRELAAARGIDLAGINIVDPATSDHRQKFAEKYSELRAHKGVDLAKALEIMQDVSYFGTMMVQLGVVDGMVSGAAHTTAHTIRPALEFVKTREGVKIVSSVFLMLMPDRVLVYGDCAVNPDPNVEQLADIALASAETAAQFGVEPRVAMLSYSTGGSGSGEAVDEVRQATELVRTRRPDLAVEGPIQYDAAVDASIAESKMPGSTVAGQASVFIFPDLNTGNNTYKAVQQSSGAVAVGPVLQGLRKPVNDLSRGCTVEDIVNTVAITAIQAQAPAS; encoded by the coding sequence ATGGCCACAAGCATCTACGTCAGCGCAACCACCCCCGGATCGGGCAAGTCTCTCGTGGCACTGGGCCTGGCGGACACCCTGCACCGCCACGCGGACAGGATCGGCTTCTTCAAACCGGTGGTCCACGGCCCCGATCCGGCACAGGATCCCATGGTGGCCCTGATGAAGTCGCGGTTTGAGCTCGAGGATGAGCGGTGCCGCGGCGGCCTCACGCACGAGGAGGTCCGGTCCTTGCTGGCCGAAGGAAAGCGCGAGGAGATCGACTCCCGGTGCGTGGAAATCTTCGCCGAGATGTCCCGCCATTGCGATGTGGTGATCATCGAGGGGACGGATCTCACGGGCCAGGATGCCGCCGTCGAATTCGACCTGAACGCCCGCCTGGCCAACAACCTGGCTGCCCCCGTGGTAGCGGTGGTGGGCGCGAAGGGGCGCACCGTGGCGGAGGCTGCGGCCGCCGTCGAGGTTGCCCGCAAGGAGCTCGCTGCGGAGAAGTGTGCCCTGCTGGCCATCATGGTGAACCGCGCCGACCCGGACGACGTCGAGGCGATCGCCGCCGCCGTGAAACCCGGCGCGTCCAAGCGGCCCGTTTATGTCCTGCCGGAGCTGGAGGAGATCGCCCGGCCCACCACCGGCGAGGTGGCCGCCGCGCTTGGGGTGCGGCAGATCGCCGGCCGCGCGGACATGGAACGCGACGTCCGGGACATCAAGGTGGCCGCCATGAACGTGGGCAATTTCCTGAATGTGCTGGACGAGGGCGCCCTGGTGATCGTGCCGGGGGACCGGGCTGACGTGATGGTGGCGTGCCTGGCGTCGTCCTTCTCGCCGGAGTTTCCTGTGGCGTCGGCACTGATCCTCACTGGCGGCCTGGCACCGGACGCCAACATCTACCCGTTGCTGGCGCAGGCCCCGTTCCCGGTGTTCGCCGCGACGGAGGATACGTACACCACCGCCCGCCGCGTTTCCGAAGTCCGAAGCGAGATCTGGTCCGGGCACCGGCGCAAGGTGGCCTCGGCCCTGGGGCTCTGGTCCCGGACAGTGGATGAGGCGGAGCTGGTGGAGCGGCTGCACCTGCCGCGGGCCGAACGCATGACCCCGCTGCGCTTCCTGCACGACCTCATCGAGCGGGCCCGGGCCCAGCGCCGGCACGTGGTCCTGCCCGAGGGGACGGACGTCCGGATCCTGCGCGCGGCGGAAATCCTGCACCGGCGCGACGTCTGCGACCTCACCGTGCTCGGCCCGGAACCGGACGTCCGGGAGCTGGCGGCTGCGCGCGGCATCGACCTGGCCGGGATCAACATCGTGGACCCGGCCACCTCGGACCACCGGCAGAAGTTCGCCGAAAAGTACTCGGAGCTGCGGGCGCACAAGGGCGTGGACCTGGCCAAAGCCCTGGAAATCATGCAGGACGTCAGCTACTTCGGCACCATGATGGTCCAGCTCGGCGTGGTGGACGGCATGGTGTCCGGGGCAGCGCACACCACCGCGCACACCATCCGGCCGGCGCTGGAGTTCGTGAAAACCCGCGAGGGCGTGAAGATCGTGTCCTCGGTGTTCCTGATGCTGATGCCGGACCGCGTGCTGGTATACGGCGACTGCGCGGTGAACCCGGACCCCAACGTGGAGCAGCTGGCGGACATCGCCCTGGCCTCCGCGGAGACCGCCGCCCAGTTCGGGGTGGAGCCGCGGGTGGCCATGCTGTCCTACTCCACGGGCGGTTCGGGTTCCGGCGAGGCCGTGGACGAGGTGCGGCAGGCAACCGAACTCGTGCGTACGCGCCGCCCGGACCTCGCCGTCGAAGGCCCCATTCAGTACGACGCCGCCGTGGACGCCTCCATCGCCGAGTCCAAAATGCCGGGGTCCACGGTTGCCGGGCAGGCCAGCGTGTTCATCTTCCCGGACCTGAACACCGGCAACAACACGTACAAGGCGGTGCAGCAGAGCTCGGGGGCGGTGGCCGTGGGACCCGTCCTGCAGGGGCTGCGGAAGCCGGTCAACGACCTCTCGCGCGGCTGCACTGTGGAGGACATCGTCAACACGGTGGCCATCACGGCCATCCAGGCGCAGGCACCCGCTTCCTAG